From the genome of Uranotaenia lowii strain MFRU-FL chromosome 1, ASM2978415v1, whole genome shotgun sequence, one region includes:
- the LOC129741520 gene encoding uncharacterized protein LOC129741520, which produces MMDINHLEDDELTFELALRGVRPNLIVHRSVKLKNLKTILDKEAKEKNIPTSSTNVMSDVDNIYNCQAKISPIVHLVETAIRQKLYSDLKKYRSRLLHYRFRLTLITDSMITANANKTISKLEAALTRIEDCLQQQQQQPANVGGRPGDQDILPTEKETLDRLKHSNLQSSIKEVVQQHVLLGQQHNNDRAEQQRNLVLQDQQEREQQGNLPQQREQQELIQQQFQQLQEPQQWDRQPWTQQQQPTTPAPLNSSQHPLQADQTLHAQFQNLIRQQQEQIQQFAQLQVQYGQLQQSLEEEKQRRFQLEHEISIQRQGTYQNYYAHDAVRREPFEPYANGLTSPLNAHAAQQSRTAENGHPSRFSQPLHRWKIEEYGGENNIQKLGEFLNQIKMYAETEGMDDTTLLRSVKQLLKGRAFEWYTRTYRYIHTWEAFKLEIKKEFLPPYYSEIFKQDLYLRFQGANESFTSFYRDLLSIFEIIEPPMPESEKLFIIKSHLNTEFVPIAAASQVTTVQQLVKVCKDFEVSRSYAMKNRPSAMYRPPWNKPFQPQNTRITGNNSPAQQLPYRNIGRQQVNMLENNVIEQESELEREEYQERELTQLETAMNAEEEMLTITENINALHLRQGPFNRNPRYSEDSTNTNGQKTKITLTCWQCETPGHTYLMCQNPRTFVFCFTCGRKGCTTRNCQSCQARWRQLAPENQQSFSGNGKRESL; this is translated from the coding sequence ATGATGGACATCAACCACTTGGAAGATGATGAGCTTACTTTTGAGCTGGCACTGCGTGGAGTGAGGCCAAATTTAATTGTACACCGATCAGTGAAACTTAAAAACCTGAAAACGATTCTCGACAAAGAAGCCAAGGAGAAGAACATCCCAACATCTTCAACGAATGTGATGTCAGATGTAGATAATATCTACAACTGCCAAGCAAAAATATCACCTATAGTTCACTTGGTAGAAACAGCTATTCGACAAAAATTATATTCCGACCTGAAAAAGTATCGCTCACGTTTGCTGCATTACCGCTTTCGTTTGACATTGATAACTGACTCAATGATAACGGCGAACgctaacaaaacaatttcaaaactagAGGCAGCATTGACTAGGATAGAAGACTgcttacaacaacaacaacaacaacctgcCAACGTAGGAGGGCGGCCAGGAGATCAGGATATCCTGCCCACGGAGAAGGAAACGTTAGATAGACTTAAACATTCAAATTTGCAGTCGAGCATAAAGGAGGTGGTGCAGCAACATGTACTGCTGGGCCAGCAACATAACAACGATCGAGCGGAGCAACAAAGGAATCTAGTGCTACAGGATCAACAGGAACGGGAACAGCAAGGAAACCTCCCGCAGCAGCGAGAACAACAAGAACTAATCCAACAACAATTTCAACAACTGCAAGAGCCGCAACAATGGGATCGTCAACCGTGGACACAACAGCAACAACCGACCACACCGGCACCTTTGAATTCGTCGCAACATCCCCTGCAAGCGGACCAAACTTTACAcgcacaatttcaaaatttaatacgtCAGCAACAAGAGCAAATACAACAGTTTGCCCAATTACAAGTGCAGTATGGACAACTTCAACAAAGCTTGGAAGAAGAGAAGCAAAGACGTTTCCAGCTCGAGCATGAAATTTCGATCCAAAGGCAAGGTACATATCAAAATTACTACGCCCACGATGCTGTAAGGAGAGAACCTTTTGAGCCGTATGCTAACGGATTAACATCGCCGCTTAACGCGCATGCTGCCCAACAAAGCAGAACGGCAGAAAATGGTCACCCAAGCAGATTTTCCCAACCCCTACATAGATGGAAAATAGAAGAGTACGGAGGAGAAAACAACATCCAGAAGCTAGGCGAATTTCTTAACCAGATCAAAATGTACGCGGAAACCGAAGGCATGGATGACACCACGCTGCTGCGATCAGTTAAGCAACTGCTCAAAGGTCGTGCATTCGAGTGGTACACCAGGACGTATCGCTATATCCACACATGGGAAGCATTCaaattggaaatcaaaaaagaatttctgcCACCATATTATTCGGAGATTTTCAAACAAGATTTGTACCTAAGATTCCAAGGAGCAAACGAATCGTTCACATCTTTCTACAGAGAtttgttatcaatttttgaaatcatcgAGCCTCCGATGCCAGAATCTGAGAAGCTGTTCATCATAAAATCCCATCTTAACACCGAATTTGTGCCAATAGCAGCAGCGTCTCAGGTCACAACGGTGCAGCAACTAGTGAAAGTCTGTAAAGACTTTGAAGTATCCCGATCGTATGCCATGAAGAACCGCCCATCAGCAATGTATCGTCCACCGTGGAACAAGCCATTCCAACCTCAAAATACTAGGATAACCGGGAACAACTCGCCTGCTCAACAACTGCCATATCGAAACATTGGTCGACAACAAGTCAATATGTTAGAGAACAACGTCATAGAACAGGAATCGGAGTTAGAACGAGAAGAATATCAGGAAAGAGAACTAACGCAACTAGAAACAGCAATGAATGCAGAGGAAGAGATGCTGACGATAACTGAGAACATCAACGCTCTACACTTGAGGCAAGGACCATTCAACAGAAACCCAAGATACTCAGAGGACTCGACAAATACAAATGGTCAGAAAACGAAGATAACACTCACATGCTGGCAGTGCGAAACACCAGGACATACCTACCTCATGTGCCAAAACCCGAGAACATTCGTATTCTGTTTCACCTGTGGCCGAAAGGGTTGCACTACAAGGAACTGTCAGAGTTGTCAAGCAAGATGGAGGCAACTAGCACCAGAAAATCAACAGAGTTTTTCGGGAAACGGGAAAAGGGAGAGCCTTTAG
- the LOC129740032 gene encoding 28S ribosomal protein S24, mitochondrial-like, which translates to MNALQSSIRLLQLTPGNSFRRSIHLTAACSKSQSGRYKITTRGDRPLTYEMANPPHLIGHRKAWNSWNTSNLQDELRPSQTMLEDDFIRRFMTGTWHGLVLSEVIIKRQHNHVRVAAILRRGITARKMYFLIGYCEELLANWLQCPVTLELQTTDDRKDVIFKYI; encoded by the exons ATGAACGCCCTACAAAGCTCGATTAGATTG CTCCAGCTCACTCCCGGCAACAGCTTCCGCCGGTCGATTCACCTGACTGCAGCCTGCTCCAAATCACAATCGGGCCGGTACAAAATCACAACCCGCGGGGACCGGCCGCTAACCTACGAGATGGCCAACCCACCCCATCTGATTGGCCACCGCAAGGCTTGGAACTCgtggaatacct CCAATCTGCAGGATGAACTGCGCCCATCGCAAACGATGCTGGAGGACGACTTCATTCGGCGCTTCATGACCGGCACCTGGCACGGGCTGGTCCTGTCCGAGGTGATCATCAAGCGGCAGCACAACCACGTCCGGGTCGCGGCCATCCTGAGGCGCGGCATCACGGCCCGCAAGATGTACTTCCTGATCGGTTACTGCGAGGAGCTGCTGGCCAACTGGCTGCAGTGTCCAGTGACGCTGGAGCTGCAAACCACCGACGACCGGAAGGACGTCATCTTTAAGTACATCTAG